A segment of the Streptomyces sp. Tu 2975 genome:
CAGCAGATCGCGCAGCCAGCGCGCGGCGGTCCGTTCCCAGTCGTGGCTGCCGGGGGCCTTCACCTGGCACGGCCAGTCCGGATCGACCGGGGAGAGGGTTCGGGACATTCGTCGTCGCTCCGGGTGGTGCCGATGAACTCTGATCGAGAGATGTGCGGCGGTCCCGGCCCAGGGGTTGACCGGGACCGCCGAGGGCGTCCGCGGCGGAATGCGGAGCCCGGATTGAACACCAAAGGACGGCACGAGGAGGGAGCGCCGACCCGGGTGTTCGGTTGGTGAGGGCTCGGGTGCGGCCCTCATGGCTACGGAGGACACCGGCGCCAGGAGCAGTAAATATATATACCGTCGAGTACGCAAGGGTATGAAAAATTTCATGCACCGCTGGGCATGAAAAATACCGGTAAGAGACCGGTTCGAGCACCGAAAGCCAGGCGGTTCAGTCGTCCAGGAAGAAGTCGTGCTGATCCGCCACCTGCTCGTAGCCCTCCAGCCGCACCTGCGTCCGCTCCGGATCGGCGTCCGCCATGGCCTGCAGCACCGCTGCGGACAGCACCCCGGGAGCCGCGTACGAGTCGAACACCAGCCGTGACCCCGTCCCCGCCGTCAGCGTCACATCGGCCTCGTCCACCAGCGGCCCCAGCGTCAGATCGGTGATCAGCGCGATGCGCAGACCGGTGCGGCGGGCCGCCCGCAGCGCCGCCAGCGTCTCATTGGCGTGCCGGGGCATCGCGAAGGCCAGCACCCAGGTCCCGCCCGCCTCCCGGGACTGCAGCAGCGCGTCGTAGGCCACGCTGCCGCCCCGGGTCACCAGCCGCACATCGGGGTGGATACGGCGCGCGGCGTACGCGAAGTACTCCGCGAGCGAGACGGAGATCCGCAGCCCGAGAACCGTCAGCGGCATCGACAGAGCCAGCTCCCGGCCGATGCCGAGCACCCGGTCGGTGTCCGCCAGCACCCGCCGCAGGTTCTCGAGGTTCTGGATCTCGGCGTCGACGGCCGCCTGGAGCTCGTTGCGGCGGATCTCCGCACGGGTCTCCGGCGAGCCGGCCACCGCGCTCAGCGCGATCGGCTGCAACGCCTCCCGCAGTGCCGGATAGCCGCTGTAGCCGAGGGACGTCGCGAACCGTGTCACCGACGGCTGGCTGACCCCGACCCGCTCCGCGAGGTCGGTGATCGACAGGAACGCGGCCTCGGTCAGGTGGTCGATGATGTACTGCGCGATGCGCCGCTGACCAGGGGAGAGACGGTGGCCGCCGAGCAGTGCGAGCACCCGCTCCGCGGGAGCGGGCTGCTGCTCCTCGGGCGGTCCGCCCGGGGTGATCGCGGCGGCCTGCGCACGTTCCTGCTGCCCTGATGGCACCGGTGTGCCCCCTTCTATGTCCAACTCCTGCTCAACATAGCCCACCGGCCGCGCCGGTCAGGGTGATCGTCCACGCGGGCGCCGGCCCCCCGCCGACGAGCGTCGAGGAGATGCGCCGCCCGTACGGCCGGGAGCATGCTGGCAGGGTGACCCGGTACGGCGAAGACGTGCCCGAGGCCCCCGCCGAGGAAGGCCCGGACCCCGTGCACAAGCACGGCCGCGACCCGCAGGCGGACGAACTCGCCATGGTCCTCGCCCAGGCCGAGGTGAGCGCCATCGAGGCCGTCGGCGGCTTCGCGGGCGGCCTGTACCTGCGGTCCGCCGCACCCGAACTCCTGCGCCTGGCGGTGATCGCCGGGCTGCCGTCGAAGCTGTTCCGGCACTGGTGGGGCATGCATGTGAACCGCCCCTTCCCGCACTCGGACGTCTACCGCACCGGTCAGCCGGTCTACCTCGGCGACGCGGAGGAGGCGATGCGCCGCTACCCCCAGCTGATGGCCGGCCTGCCCTTCCCCTTCGGATCGCTGTACGTGCCGATCTCCCACGAGCGCGAGAACTTCGGCGTCATCGGCGTGCTGCGGCCGGCCACTCCCGGCCAGCCGGTCTCCGAGGCCGACCGGCGGCGCATCCACGAAGTGGGTGACCGGCTCGGCGCCACGCTGGCCGCCATGGCGCCGGACCGGCCGCGTATCGAGTGGGACGCCGAACCGCTGGCCGTGACCCTCCAGTCGCTGACCGCGCCGCCCCTGCGCATCGGCGCGTTCGACTGGAACCTCGAGGCGGGCACCGTGACCGGCGACGAAGGCTGGTGCACCATTCTCGGCACCGACCCCTCACAGCTGCCGCTCACCGTGGAGGCGGTGGCCGCGCGGATCGAACCGGAGGACGCCTACGGGCTGTGGGCCCTGGCCCGCCGGTCCGCCGAGTCGGACCGGCCGGTCACCCGCAGACTGCGCCTCCAGGGCGCCGACGGCCGGCCGCACCTGCTCGAACTCACCGGCCGCCGCAGACGCCCCACGGTCGACGGGACGGCCACCCACCTGACCGGGTACCTGGTCGACCTCGGCGCGGGACCGGTCGTCCCCGAGGCCGCCGACCGGCTTCCGGTGGGCATCTGCTCCGTCGACCGCCTCGGACGCATCTCGTACATGAACGAGCACGCGGAGAGGCTTCTCGGACAGCCGCGCGCCCATATGATCGGACGGGTCCTGTGGGAGGCCGTCGACTCGTTCGGGCAGGCCGCCCACGAGGACCACTACCGGGCGGCGCTGCTCTCGCCCGACCCGGTCCACTTCCTGCTCAAGGGAACCGGCGAATGGCTGTCCGTCACCCTCTACTCCAGCCTCGACGGTCTCACCATCACCCTCGACGCGGGCGAACAGCCCACCTACGCCCCGGGATCCTTGGCCGCACCCGGCGCGGGTCTCGGTTCACCGGCGGACCGGGCCGTGGCCCTGTACCGCCCGGTCGCCCTCGCCATCGCGCTCACCGAGGCGGTCACGGCACGGCAGGTCTCCGCGGTGGTCACCGAGGAACTGCTGCCCGCGTTCGGCGGCCGGCAACTGGCGATCTATCTGCTCAGCAACCGCCATCTTTACCTGGCCTGGGAGACCGGGTTCCCCAGGGGCTTCCTCAACCGCTTCGACGGAGTGGGCCTCGACACGAAACTACCCGGCGTCGAGACCCTCACCTCCGGCCGGCCCCTGTTCTTCGAGTCGATGCAGAACCTCGCCGCCGCCTACCCCGGCATCCCCATGGACGCGCACGTCGGCGCCCGGGCCTTCCTGCCGCTGATCGCCTCCGGCCGCCCCGTCGGGTCCTGCATCCTCGGCTTCGACCAGCCCCGCGGGTTCAGCCCGGAGGAGCGCACCGTCCTCACGGCGCTCGCCGGACTCATCGCCCAGGCCCTCGAACGGGCCCGCCGCTACGACTCGGAGGCGGCGCTCGCCCGCGGCCTCCAGGACGCCCTGCTCCCGCACCGGCTGCCCGCCGTCGAGGGGCTCGACACGGTGGCCCGGCACCTGCCGGGCACCCAGGGCATGGAGGTCGGCGGCGACTGGTACGACGTCATCGACACCGGCAGGGGGATGGCGCTCATCATCGGGGACGTACAGGGCCACGGCGTCCAGGCGGCCGCCACCATGGGGCAACTGCGCAGCGCGGTAAGGGCCCTCGCCGTCAGCGGCCACACTCCCGTGGAGGTGATGACCGGTACCAACCGGCTGCTCATCGACCTCGACCCCGGCCTCTTCGCCAGCTGCTGCTACATCGTGCTCGACCCGGCCACCGGCCGCGCGGACGCCGTCCGCGCCGGCCATCTCCAGCCCCTGCTGCGGCACCCGGACGGCCGCACGGACGTGCTCGCCCTGCCGGGCGGAGTGGTCCTCGGCGTGGACGCCCGCGCCGTCTACCCCGTCACGGAACTGGCCCTGGAACCCGGTGCGGTGCTCGCCCTGTTCACCGACGGCCTCGTCGAACAGCCGGGCACCGACATCGACCTGGGCATCGAAAGACTGCGGCACACGTTCTCCGAACTGGGATACGCCCCGCTGTCGGACACCGCCGACCGACTCATCAACGAGGCCCGCCAGAACCCCGACCGCCCCGACGACATCGCCCTGCTGCTCGCCGCGCGGTGGTCACAGACCACCGGAACGAGGGGCGGCGGCCCCACCCCGTGATCTCGAGGCCGCCCCGACCTGCACGCTCACCAACCCCTGCCTCCCGCCGCCCCGGACTAACGTGGCCCCATGGACAGGCACGACGCGACCGGCCCGCGAACCGAAGACCCCGGCTTCCCGGCGCGGACCGCGCCCCGGTGCGGCGGACTCGGCGAACTGGACGAGGCCGTCAGCCGGTGCCGCGCCTGTCCGAGACTCGTCGCCTGGCGGGAGCAGGTCGCCACGGACCGGCGTGCGGCCTTCTCCGGCTGGGAGTACTGGGGCCGGCCGGTGCCGGGCTTCGGCCCCGCCGACGCGTCGCTCGCCGTCGTCGGCCTCGCCCCCGCCGCCCACGGCGGGAACCGCACCGGCCGCATGTTCACCGGGGACGACTCCGGCGACCTGCTGTTCGCCGCTCTCCACGCCGTCGGGCTCGCCTCACAGCCCACGTCCACGCATCGCGGCGACGGCCTCGTCCTGCACGGCGTGCGCGTCACCGCGCCCGTCCACTGCGCGCCGCCGCAGAACAGGCCGACGACCGCCGAGCGGGACACCTGCCGCCCCTGGTTGGCGACCGAGCTGTCACTGCTGACGAACCTGCGCGCGATCGTCGTCCTCGGCGGTTTCGGATGGCAGGCCCTGCTGCCCGTCCTCGAAGCCACCGGCCGCCGACTGCCCAGGCCGCGCCCCGCGTTCGGGCACGGCGCCCATGTCGTCCTGCCGGGCGACGACGACCGGTCGGAGCTGCATCTGTTCGGGAGCTACCACCCCAGCAGACGCAACGTGTCCACCCGGCTGATGACCCTGCGGATGCTCGTCGACGTGCTCCACGACGCCGCAGGCGTCAGCGGCCCCGGCCGCTGAGAGCCGGAGCCTTCTCGAGCGCGTGCAGCATCTTGTCGGGGGTCAGCGGCAGCTCGCGCAGCCGGACGCCCGTCGCGTGGTGCACCGCGTTCGCCACCGCCGCCGCCGTGCCGACGATGCCGATCTCACCGATGCCCTTGCTGCCCATCGGATTGAGGTACGGGTCGTCCTCCTCGATCCACTGCGCCTCGACGGAGTGCACGTCGGCGCAGACGGGCACGTGGTACGAGGCGAGATCGCACTCCGCGAAGTCCCCGAAGCGCTCGTCCATCGTGCTGCCCTCCATCAGCGCCATGCCGATGCCCATCGTCATCCCGCCGATGAACTGGGACCGCGCGGTACGCGCGTTGAGGATGCGGCCCGCAGCGAACACGCCGAGCATCCGGCGCACCGCCACCTCGCCCGTCACCGTGTCCACCTGCGCCTCGCAGAAGACGGCGCCGAAGGCGTGCCGCGCGTGGGCGGGCTCCTTGCCCGTCTCCTCCCTGGTGTCGGCCGACACGGTCACGCCCTCCGCCGGCAGCGGGCCGCGGAGGTCCGCGAGGCGCTTGGCCAGGAGGGTGCAGGCCTTGTGGACGGCCCAGCCCCAGGAGGCCGTTCCGGACGATCCGCCGGCCAGCGGCGCCGCAGGCAGGTCGGAGCTGCCGATCTCGACGGTCACCGTCTCCAGCGGTGTGTTCAGCGCGTCCGCGGCGATCTGCGCGAGCACGGTCCTGGCGCCGGTGCCGATGTCGGTGGCGTTGACCCGGATGCGGTGGACGCCGTCGTGCCCCAGGTGGGCGGTGGCCGTGGAGGGGGCGATCAGCACGGGGTAGGTGCTCGCCGCGACGCCGGTGCCGAGCAGTAGGTCGCCTTCCCGGGTGACGCCCGGACGTGGGTCGCGGTCCTGCCAGCCGAAGACGTCGGCGCCACGGCGGAGGCAGGCGGTGAGGTTCCTGCTGCTGAACGGAAGCCCCGAGTCGGGCTCGGCCGCCGGTTCGTTGCGCAGCCGCAGCTCGACCGGGTCCAGTCCGGTGGCGACGGCGAGTTCGTCCATCGCCGACTCCAGGGCGTACATTCCGGGCGCCTCGCCGGGGGCGCGCATCCACGACGGGGTCGGCACGTCGAGGGCCACCACCCGGTGCGCGGTCCGGCTGGCGGGGGAGACGTACATGACCCGGGCCGGGACGGCGGCCTGCTCCACGAACTCCCGCACCCGCGAGGTCTGGGTGACCACCTCGTGGGCGAGAGCCGTGATCCGGCCGTCGGCGCCGGCGCCCAGGCGGACATGATGCAGTGTCGGCGCCCGGTGGCCCACGACGGCGGGCAGCTGACGGCGCGGCAGGGCCACCTTCACCGGGTGCCCGGTGTGACGTGCGGCCATCGCGGCCAGCACCACCGGCGGCCGGGGCGTCCCCTTCGATCCGAAGCCGCCACCGACGTGCTCGGACACCGCGGTGACCTGCTTCCTGTCCAGCCCGAACAACTGGGCCAGGGCGTCCCTGACCGCTCCGGAACCCTGGCTCGAGTCCCGGACCGTCAGCCGGCCCTCGTGCCAGTGGGCGGTGGCCGCGTGCGGCTCCATCGGATGGTTGTGCAGCGCGGTGAGCCGGTAGGAGGTGTCGACGCGGACGTCGGCCGCCGCGTACGCGCCCTCGAAGTCGCCCCTCTCACGCACCGCGGGATGGCCCCCGTTGGCCTCCTCGGGCGTGTAGACGTCCGGATGGGACTCGGTGAGCCGTACGTCGTGTTCCTCGGTCTCGTAGCCGACGCGTAGGGCGGCGGCGCCGGCACGGGCGTTCTCGAGGGTGTCGGCCAGGACCAGGGCGATGTACCAGCCCCTGTGCGGCACGCGGTCGTCCTGGAGGAGACGGAGGGTCGGGTCGTCCGGCTGCCCGAGGCGGGGGGCGTTCTCGTGGGTGAGCACCGCCAGCACACCGGGCATGTCCAGTACTTCCGCTGTGCCGAGCGACGTGACGCGGCCGCGGGGGATCGCGGCGGGCACGGGCCAGCCGTACACGCAGCCGGACGGGGTGTGTTCTGCGGCGTAGCGTGCCGCGCCGGCGACCTTCTCGCGTGCCTCCCGCCGTTCGGCGGGCGCACCCAGCACGGCGGGCGGCCTGCTCATGACCGCTCCTCGCTGACGTCCTCGTCGTCCCCGCTGACGTCCTCGCCGTCCGCGAGCCCGGCGAGGACGTCGACGGCGAGATTCCGTGCGAGCCGCACCTTGAACGCGTTGTCCCGCAGCGGCTTCGCCGCAGCGAGCTCCGCCTCGGCCGCGGCGGCGAAGGCCTCTCGGCCGGCCGGCCCGCCGACGAGCAGTTCCTCCGCCCTGCGGGCCCGCCACGGCCGGTGGGCGAGTCCGCCGAAGGCCAGCCCCGCGTGCCGGACCCGGCCGTCCTCGACGGAGAGGACCGCGGCGACGGACACCAGGGCGAAGGCGTACGAGGCACGGTCGCGGGCCTTGCGGTACGAGGATCGCGCCCCGGCGGGCACGGGGGGCAGTTCCACGCCCGTGATCAGCTCGCCGGGCCGCAGCTCGGTGTCCACCTGGGGGCGGTCACCGGGCAGCCGGTGGAAGTCGCTGACCGCCAGCGACCGGTCCCCGTCGGTGGAGTGCAGATGGACCGTGGCGTCGAACGCGGCGAGCGCGACCGCCATGTCGGAGGGGTGCGTGGCGACGCAGTGCTCCGAGTGGCCCAGCACGGCGAGGTCGCGGTGGACACCCTCCCGTGCGGGGCAGCCGGTGCCCGGCGCACGCTTGTTGCAGGGCTTGGAGATGTCCTGGAAGTACGTGCAGCGGGTGCGCTGGAGGAGGTTCCCGCCGGTGGTCGCCGCGTTCCGCAACTGCCCGGAGGCTCCGGAGAGCAGCGCCTGCGACAACGCGAAGTAGCGTGTCCGGACGGCCGGATGGGCGGCGAGGTCGCTGTTGCGCACGGCGGCGCCGATGAGGAGCCCGCCTCCCGGTACGCCCTCGACCGTGGCGAGCGGCAGCCGGCTCACGTCGATGAGCACGTCGGGCGTCGCGACGCCCAGCTTCATCAGGTCGACGAGGTTCGTGCCGCCCGCGAGGTACTGCGCCCCGGTGTGCGCGGCGTACGCGGCGACGGCTTCGGCGGCCGTGCCGGGTCGGACATAGGCGAAGGGTTTCACGGTGTCACGTCCTCGATGGCCGCCACGATGTTGGGGTACGCGCCGCAGCGGCACAGATTGCCGCTCATGCGCTCACGGATCTCACCGGGCGTGAGGGTGACGGCTCCGTCCGCCCCCTCCTGCCGCCCGGTCACCAGCGACGGACGGCCGTCGGCCGCCTCCGCCAGCATGGCCACTGCCGAGCAGACCTGCCCGGGGGTGCAGTAACCGCACTGGAGGGCGTCCCTGGCCACGAACGCCTCCTGGACGGGATGCAGTTCGCCGCCGGGGGCGAGACCCTCTGCCGTGGTGATGTGCGCCCCGTCGTGGGACACGGCCGGCATCAGACAGCTGTTCACCCGCCGACCGTCGGCGATGACGGTGCAGGAGCCGCACTGCCCGTGGTCGCACCCCTTCTTCGGACCCGTCAGGTCCAGGTGCTCGCGCAGGGTGTCCAGGACCGTGGTGCGGTGGTCGAGTGTCAGCGTGTGACTGACGCCGTTGACGTGCAGTGTGACCGCGGAGCGATGGGCGCTCGCGACGGTCGTGGCGCCGGCGGTCTCCGGTCGGCTGGTCGGTTCCACGCCGCAGCCCTTTCCCGTCGGATGAGATGGTTCGCTCTACTTCCTACCAGGCTGGGGTGCAATGCGCGGGTCGGCCGCTCACGAGCCCTCCGGCCCGTCCATGTTCCGCCGTTCGAGGGGCCGCACCGCCGGGCCTTGCAGTACGGAGCCGTCGGTACCGAACCGGGAGCCGTGGCAGGGGCAGTCCCAGCTGCGCTCCGCTTCGTTGAACGCCACCAGGCATCCCAGGTGGGTGCAGCGGGCGGACACCGCGTGGCACACCCCTTCGTCGTCGCGGTACACGGCGCAGCGCTGCCCGTTCAGACGTACGACCGCGCCCGTGCCCGGTGCGATGTCCGCGGCGGAGTCCATATGGGTGGTACGCAGCCGGTCCCCGACGAAGTGCTTGCCGACCTCGGCCTGCTGGGAGAGCAGGGTGGGGGCCTCGCGCAGTGTGCTCCAGATCCGCCGGGGGTCGTAGAGGTCCGCCCACGGCGCCTTGACGGCGCAGATCAGGCCCGCCAGCAGCCGCCCCGCCAGCACGCCGCTGCTCATGCCCCAGCCGCCGAAGCCCGTGGCGACATAGGTGTGCCGGGCGCCGGGATGGAAGGGCCCGATCAGCGGCACGGTGTCGCTCGCGTCGTTGTCCTGCGCCGCCCAGCGGTACATGGTCTCCTCCACCGGGAAGTGCGTGTGCATCCACTCGTCGAGGCGCTCGATCCGCTGGGGGACGTCCACCGTGCCGGGGGTGAAGGTCTCCCCGGTCACGATCAGCAACCGGCGGCCGTCGCCCCACGGAGCCGTGCGGACCGACCGTTTGGCGCCCTCCTCGCAGATGTACATCCCGGCCGGGTCCCGGTCGGCCGGCAGCGCCGCTGCCACCACCAGCTCACGGTGCGGCGACATCCGGGCGAACAGCAGCGCCCGGTCGAACACCGGGTAGTGCGTGGCGATCACGACATCGCGGGCGGTCACGGTGCGGCCGCCCTCCGTGGTGAGCCGGCAGGGTGAGCCTTCGTGCAGGCCGGTGACCCGGGTCCGCTCGTAGATCTTGTTGCCGTAGGCGGTGAGGTCCCGCGCCAGACCGAGGAGGTACTTGCGCGGATGGAACTGTGCCTGCTCCTCCATCCGCACCGCCCCGGCGACGCCGAAGGGCAGCCCGGTGTCCTCGACGTACGCAGCTTCCAGGCCCGCCTCCGCGGCGGCCTCGGCCTCGGCCTTGAGCGCGGAGCGCTGAGCCCCGTCCCGGGAGTAGACGTACGACGGGCCGCGCTCGAACTCGCACGCGATGCCGAGCGCGGAGGAGACCTCGGCGACGCGTTCCACCGCCGCCTGCTGGGAGCGGGCGTAGAGCCTGGCCCCCTCCGGCCCCCTGGTCCGGCGCAGCCGGTCGTAGATCAGGCCGTGCTGTGCCGTCACCTTCGCCGTGGTGAACCCCGTGACACCCGTCGCTATGCGGTCGGCCTCCAGCACCGCGACGGAGCGGCCGCCCTCCCGGGTCAGTTCCCAGGCCGTGCTCAGCCCGGCGATGCCGCCGCCCACCACGGCAACGTCGACGGTGATGTCGTCGGCGAGCGGCGGGAAGTCGGTGGCGTCGGTGGTGCGAATCCAGTGCGAGTCCGTCGTGCGCGGACGTGTGGCCCCGGCCGAGTGCGGGGCAGGAGATTCGTTCGACATGCGGTGCGGGTGCCCGGCAACGCGCCGGTGAAGCCTGTCCGCCCTCGTCGCGCCGGGGTGACTGACCGGAGGCGGACGGGGTACCCGCGAGAACAGAAATCCGGCGCCACGCATCCTGCCGGTAACGATCGAACAAGGAGGTGTCAGCCGTGGACACCCGGGCCGACACCGAAAGAGCCACCGGCCGGATCCCCGAGAGGGAACGGATACGCACCTGCAGGCCCGCGGTCATGTCAGGACGCGAATCCGACCGACAGGTGGAGAGCGACCCGGAGACGAACATCTTCCGGGGCGAGGACTGAACCGACCGTCTGACAGCGTACGGAGGCGCCAGCCATGGACGGATCCGGACTCTCCGAACCGGAAAGGCTGATCCTCGCGGAGATCGAACGGGATCTGCGGGCCGACGAATTCCTGGACCGCCGGTTGCGGACCATGAGTCCCGGACCGCCGCTCGCGCGGGTGACCCACCGATTCCGGTCGCACCTGCTCGCCGCCGCCGTGGGTGTGCTGGCGGCGCTGACGTTCGTCCTGCTCGCGATGGCGGCATCCACGTCGAAGCCCGTCCTGATCTGGGCGTTCGCCGCCACATGGGCCCTCACCCTGGTCGGACTGCTCACGCTCGTCTGCCGTTGGTCCAAGCGGCTGGCACAGCGCAGTCGGGTCCGGGGCCGCCGACGCCCGGGGCCGCCGTGATCGGCGGCCGGCGATGGGGATAGCGAGGACCGGTCCCGGCAAGCGCCGGGAGACCCCTCAACAACGACTGGACCGGCTCTGGGGCGAACTTCTCCGTGAGGTGAGGGTCGCCCTCGCCGGTGTCCAGTTGCTTTTCGTCTTTCTGCTCGCCGTCGCCTTCACCCCGCTCTTCCCGCGTCTCGGCGAGAGCGACAGGCTCATGTACGTGGTGTGCCTGCTCCTCGGGGCGGCCGCCACCGGCCTGCTGACGGCGCCGGTGAGCATCCACCGCATGGTCAGCGGCCGCGGGATGAAGTACGAGGCGGTCGCATGGGCCTCCCGCTTCACCATCGCCGGTCTGGCGATCCTGCTGTGCATGGTGGCGCTCGGCCTGCTGCTGGTGCTGCGAACCGTGACCGCGCTGAGCGACACGACCGCGCTGATCCTGGACGTGACCGTCGTCGGCGGGCTCACCGTGTGCTGGCTGGTGCCGGCGGTCCTGATGCGTCGCGGGAGCAGTGCCGCGTCGCCGGCCGGGCAGCGCGGCGAGGACGCCTCGAAGACGCCACAGGCACGGCTGCCGGAGGCGCGTCCGGGCAGTGAGGAGTACCGCCGGCCCTGACGGGGCCGGCGGTACTCCTCACTGCGGGTCTCAGCCCCCGTGCCCGCCACTGCCGAAGGCGCCACCGCTCTCGTCGGAGTCACGCGGCGGCTTGCTCTCGGGTGCGGGTCGCGAGCCCATGTTGCCGTAGCCGTGGAGCTCGTGAGGTGTCAGTCGCCCCGGCACCTCGTGTCCCTCGGAGAGATCGAACTCGTCGGGCTCCAGGCGGCTCTCGTAATGGGACTGGTGATCGGGCCGCACCGGCTGCTCCTCGGGCCCCGGCGGGGCGTCGCGCCGCCGTCGCGCGCCGACCTGCCAGACCACATAGACGAGCAGTACGAGAAGACCGACCACG
Coding sequences within it:
- a CDS encoding DUF6479 family protein, producing MVTFNEPAGDVATVLAAGEGAPAVIVFGLIVVGLLVLLVYVVWQVGARRRRDAPPGPEEQPVRPDHQSHYESRLEPDEFDLSEGHEVPGRLTPHELHGYGNMGSRPAPESKPPRDSDESGGAFGSGGHGG